In Anolis carolinensis isolate JA03-04 chromosome 4, rAnoCar3.1.pri, whole genome shotgun sequence, the genomic window tatatataatctaGAAATTTAGGTCAAAAAATCAACCTGGGTCAATTTATCCGTGAGTCAATCTGAGTATTgttccttaactcttatcaaaaggacccatccccttctttgagtagagtggcaaaaggctaGAGCtttatccatcctggaaaaacctaaaagaagcactaacccccctctactctctctgccatggtACCATTTCTGGCCGTTTTGAATTCCTGGACAGGGAAGTGGTGGTAAGTGGCTGCCTCCCTAAGGCAGCATTGGTGTTTTCACCTCTTCACAGATTGACCCTCGAATTATCattgggtcatatcaaaatacattattttggcccccaaacctaacATGAGATAGgtttatatacaattatatatatttatctcaTAATGCAGCAATTACACACCTGTAGTCTAGGTAAAATGATATCACACATGCGCTCATCATGAAGCAGTTGATCAATAAACTCATCAACGTGCATTAGCTCAAACTCTGGAAAACAAGGGAGAACTACTATTAATTTCTATAATAATGCAAAGTGTAAAAGAAAGCTGTATAGTGGCTCCTCCAAATCCGCTATTTCAACTGGCCATGGACATGTGGACATCATGTTATCATCATTTGATAATTTCATAAAGGTTTGGAAACAAGGAAAGAGCCAAACAGAAAAGTTATGAAGTCAGTCCATTTACCTCCATTTCTATTTTGGCTTTTTATTTTTCGATAATCATTGTACAGGGGTTCAAGGTATTTGTAGCAGTCTATAGCAGTGCCAGTTAATCTCATATACAATGCTCCCAGCAACCTCACGTACCTGAAAAgtagaaaatacaaaaaaagttcAGAATGTTTCCCAATGACAATGAAAAGGCGACCTTTCAATTGATCTCTCTTGAAACTGCCATAACACTTTTCATTACAGTAATGACGAGGAGTCTCATCTGCTGCTTAGTAAAATCAATGTAAAGGGAAAAAAAGCTGAAGTACATCAATAAGATCACCAAGTAATTATCATAGCGCAAGACTAACTTGAACTTTGGATGGTGAGGGTAATGGCTTAGCAAAGTAGAAACAATACAAGTAGAAATTATAAAATATTACACTATGGATTAGAACACTGTTAAAATATTAGTGAAAAAGACCTTACTACTAATTTAAACTACTACTTTCAGTggccctgaccccaaatggggtccccttaactTAATGTTGGGGTCACATAAATTTCTGAATGTCGCCCATTTACCCAAATCTGTtggcagcaacatgcagtgtttacagtgggctctgcagaaattgcttcagatgtacttcataaaacggaaaatcagcctgtttagcaagacttacaaatgctgatttattttcaacaaatatttgattttcatacctattttatatacctatgtaCTTGGGGTCACAAAACTTTTCAGGTAGAAAaactggaaaaagtttaagaagcctgaCATAAACTACATAATCATAACAggattatttttttcttacttgAAATCTTCATTTTTTATAAATTCAACAATTATATCCTTTTCAGGCTGTATCTGCAGCATTTTCAAAGTCAAACACAAGAATGGTGTGGGCTTGATGTTTCCACCATAAACTCCACCAGTGTATCGCAGCTCCATAGCTTTGTCTACAACCAGTTCAGCTATAACAAGAATCAAACAGAAAGAAATTTAGTTTCTGCTGGTGATTAATGAGaaggttttttttccagaaagataCTAGCAGTAACTCAAATATCccaaataccaaaaaaaaaaaagaaaaaagaaaagaatgtggCAGCAACTTTAAGAATAACTCATGCAAAAATAgaaaccagttagtcttaaagcTGCTACtgcagcctcccagcaggatggtaacacatctgggtgcccctgggcaacatctctgtagacagccgattctctcacaccagaagcgacttgcagtatgttcccaagtcgcTTTTGACAAAATAAAAAACCCCAAGCTTCCCTATGCTTGAAAAACATATTAACAAACACATGGAACTTTAGCACAGTAATATGAATTGCCCCTAATTCGTTTGCAGATCACTCTCAAAATAGAGCGATGAACTGTCTCCAGAATtaaattatgtgattttaacaaATGATGGAATcgtttttagatgttttaattttCTGGTCTTTAATATAGATGCTTACCAACTGTATGTTAtcttaaggcattgaattgttgctgatACGTGAGGCCACTGTAAGTCCCCCTTGGGGCTGAGAAGGGCAAGGTacaaatacggtaaataaataaacaaacatgtttAGAGACAATCCTTTGCACTGAAAGTAATATATAAGCATACCCATAATTAGAGGTACACCtctcctgtagaattaatgcagcttgacaccactttgatgtCGCTCAAAGCTAGGGACTCTTGGGAGGTGTGGTTTTAGAAAgtctttggctttctctgcccaagtgctgatgcctcaacaaaatataactcccaggaacccacagcatggagccatgacaattaaagctgtgtcaaaccgcattaattctacagtgtagatcaggcatgggcaaacgtgtgcttaagcggctgagggcgaaaaggaaggggcccgaggctgtttggaattgggggagttgaagtccaaaactcctggagggcccaagtttgcccatgtgccTGCCCTAAAAGTATGGTAAGTTCCTTAAAGGAATACTAATTCAAACAGCCCTCCCCTTTAAAGACGCCAACCGAGCCTCACCTGTGAGGCCGAAGCACTCTTCCTTCCAGTACTTGGACTCGTAGATGCGGGTGCGGATAATCTTCTCCACCAGGTATTGCGGGTTCGTGCCGTGGATGCTGTGCGCGTCCTTCACGGTCCGGTTCGCCATGGCCTCGGAGCCGGAGAAGGAAGGCCGGAGGGATACGGTAAAAGGCGCTCTCGCCTCTGCCCCGACGAAGAACTTCCGCTTTGAGTCTTCGCTCCTCACTTCCTCTACGGAGTCACTTCCTTCCGTCCTCAACCCTGGGCAAAAGCGTCCTAAACACTGTGCCTAGGCCAGCAACAAACATGGCGAATACGTaggcacgttctcttcgctcactTCCGGGGCGTGGTCAACCCTCTTTGGCGCGAAGTTTCGTCctaaagagggagggaaagaggaaggaagtgagTTTCTTCGTGCTTCACGCCGATTTCTCTTCAGGATCTTT contains:
- the prpf38a gene encoding pre-mRNA-splicing factor 38A isoform X2, with protein sequence MANRTVKDAHSIHGTNPQYLVEKIIRTRIYESKYWKEECFGLTAELVVDKAMELRYTGGVYGGNIKPTPFLCLTLKMLQIQPEKDIIVEFIKNEDFKYVRLLGALYMRLTGTAIDCYKYLEPLYNDYRKIKSQNRNGEFELMHVDEFIDQLLHDERMCDIILPRLQKRYVLEEAEQLETRISALEEDMDDVESSEDEEEEDEKLERAPSPDHRRRGYRDLDKPRRSPTMRYRRSRSRSPRRRSRSPKRRSPSPRRERHRSKSPRRHRSRSRERRHRSRSKSPGHHRSHRHRSHSKSPERSKKSHKKSRRGNE
- the prpf38a gene encoding pre-mRNA-splicing factor 38A isoform X1, with translation MANRTVKDAHSIHGTNPQYLVEKIIRTRIYESKYWKEECFGLTAELVVDKAMELRYTGGVYGGNIKPTPFLCLTLKMLQIQPEKDIIVEFIKNEDFKYVRLLGALYMRLTGTAIDCYKYLEPLYNDYRKIKSQNRNGEFELMHVDEFIDQLLHDERMCDIILPRLQKRYVLEEAEQLETRISALEEDMDDVESSEDEEEEDEKLERAPSPDHRRRGYRDLDKPRRSPTMRYRRSRSRSPRRRSRSPKRRSPSPRRERHRSKSPRRHRSRSRERRHRSRSKSPAGHHRSHRHRSHSKSPERSKKSHKKSRRGNE